The following proteins are co-located in the Helicobacter acinonychis genome:
- a CDS encoding DNA methyltransferase, whose protein sequence is MLENENSNDSAKKVLDSILAVGNTSAPFKNPKPVTLIINLLKMIKTDENDIILDFFAGSGTTGHAVLELNRQDGGNRQFILATNNEITEMNPNGIAYDVTTKRLKRVMDGKCYDGDKSYKWIENNAPYGDSLEVVEIAQIPNTDENIFDRIDESLYGLPPFSDINDKIDWICENFEKTCQKEIEND, encoded by the coding sequence TTGCTAGAAAATGAAAACTCAAATGATAGCGCAAAAAAAGTTTTAGATAGCATTTTAGCTGTAGGAAATACCAGCGCTCCTTTTAAAAATCCAAAACCAGTTACATTAATAATAAATTTGTTAAAAATGATTAAAACAGATGAAAACGATATAATCCTAGACTTCTTTGCTGGCAGTGGTACAACAGGACACGCAGTGCTTGAATTAAACAGACAAGATGGTGGCAATAGACAATTTATATTAGCCACAAACAACGAAATAACAGAGATGAATCCAAATGGCATAGCTTATGATGTCACCACTAAAAGATTAAAAAGAGTAATGGATGGCAAGTGCTATGATGGCGACAAAAGCTACAAGTGGATTGAAAATAATGCGCCTTATGGCGATAGCCTAGAAGTAGTAGAGATAGCCCAAATTCCAAATACCGATGAGAATATATTTGACAGAATAGATGAAAGTCTATACGGACTCCCTCCCTTTTCAGATATAAATGACAAAATAGACTGGATTTGTGAAAACTTCGAAAAAACTTGCCAAAAAGAGATAGAAAATGACTGA
- a CDS encoding DNA methyltransferase gives MKSLEKLKEEYKKEFDELKENGIIETENAQFLKTLTDRALNTQELIKIKALGTRYQRTGFHFDVRFEIAGDNTIKYFKKNNSLSFDNGGIKHKLIIGDNYNAINNLLIQYRKQIKVIYIDPPYGKDSMGESAQTNYTNAIKRDNLLTMLYNRLQLAKQLLKDDGVIFCSIDDRNHAYVKCLFDEVFGEANFIFAIPRIVKKGGKSSTTIQKKS, from the coding sequence ATGAAAAGCCTAGAAAAATTAAAAGAAGAATACAAAAAAGAATTTGATGAGCTAAAAGAAAATGGCATCATAGAAACAGAGAACGCCCAGTTTTTAAAAACGCTCACAGACAGAGCCTTAAACACACAAGAGCTAATCAAAATCAAAGCACTAGGCACAAGGTATCAACGCACTGGCTTTCACTTTGATGTGAGATTTGAAATCGCTGGCGACAACACCATAAAATATTTTAAAAAAAATAATTCACTTAGCTTTGATAATGGTGGCATCAAGCACAAACTCATCATCGGCGACAACTACAATGCCATAAATAATTTACTCATTCAATACAGAAAACAAATCAAAGTCATCTACATAGATCCACCTTATGGTAAGGATAGCATGGGTGAGAGCGCACAGACAAACTACACAAACGCAATAAAAAGAGATAACCTACTCACCATGCTTTACAATAGACTTCAACTTGCCAAACAACTTTTAAAAGATGATGGCGTGATTTTTTGTAGCATAGATGATAGAAATCATGCTTATGTTAAGTGTCTTTTTGATGAGGTTTTTGGTGAGGCGAATTTTATTTTTGCAATTCCTAGGATTGTCAAAAAAGGTGGTAAAAGTTCGACAACAATTCAAAAAAAATCATGA
- a CDS encoding DEAD/DEAH box helicase: MTDEINELQHNLVQDLLSLFLTDIKTIGVKAPTGSGKTHMMAMLMHELLSKDDKYIFLISSLSKGDLAEQCYNSFMKNSDYYFKSIKPYLISTGNENKKNTEYSIQIDWGYNAYVLPTNQFTDASRIKKESALLAFLEKCKREKKEIVLIRDESHIATNKINALQSYFVKTINFSATPKNDEYDLILKESDAVDAKLIKRVEYIDNKGELEYELTKALKHFKDKIKPTYEKYNINPAFIVQISNATQGAEEFEKIVKIVEDQGLQWASFVSDEKKYEANNALIKTKNKKIWRELIKQPNYPIDVIIFKMVITEGFDIPRACVLYQVRDTHSVTLDEQVIGRVRRNPYLKEFDKLDKNTQEHFSKAYVYGVKPSENISRGKQEIRLRGKFLGNEIIKEFAPFKSVTLAEVAMSDIDISKCIKRELADNKNIFEAYRELNKCDSIVKKARREFVSDAKKWFDFTSNLEKIKEELRSVVEDYDKYGKMVEITDGLRNNVYAFMDLNGNTFNADNTIWTDDKDDEFHHDSQSELEWFKLLNKIKKKCCKSIIIDEEQIYLLGKNYIDENSNVKFDYYHKSKHTSYPDFIFKDKKDIIHIFEVKGVNGNGNAEFDTDRYKDKVEKLKKAYLFASKKTGYVFYIPIKSSNDWQIWSCENGVEKAMMNETTFKTYMQDRC, encoded by the coding sequence ATGACTGATGAAATAAACGAACTACAACACAACCTAGTTCAAGATCTATTGTCGCTATTTCTTACTGATATTAAAACCATAGGCGTAAAAGCACCAACTGGCAGTGGTAAAACTCACATGATGGCTATGCTTATGCATGAGTTATTAAGCAAGGATGATAAATATATATTTTTAATCTCTAGCCTTTCAAAGGGCGATTTAGCCGAGCAATGTTACAATAGCTTTATGAAAAATAGCGACTATTATTTTAAATCCATAAAGCCATATCTAATCTCAACTGGCAATGAAAACAAGAAAAATACAGAATATAGCATACAAATAGACTGGGGGTATAATGCTTATGTATTGCCAACTAATCAATTTACAGATGCATCTAGGATAAAAAAAGAGAGCGCACTGCTAGCATTCCTTGAAAAATGCAAAAGGGAAAAGAAAGAGATAGTGCTAATTAGAGATGAAAGCCACATAGCGACAAACAAAATCAATGCACTTCAAAGCTATTTTGTTAAAACAATTAACTTCTCAGCCACGCCAAAAAACGATGAATACGACTTAATCCTAAAAGAGAGCGATGCCGTAGATGCAAAGTTAATTAAAAGAGTCGAATACATAGACAATAAAGGCGAGCTAGAATACGAACTAACAAAGGCGCTAAAGCACTTTAAAGATAAGATAAAACCAACTTATGAAAAATACAATATCAACCCTGCTTTTATAGTGCAAATTTCAAATGCAACGCAAGGGGCTGAAGAGTTTGAAAAAATAGTCAAAATAGTAGAAGACCAAGGCTTGCAGTGGGCTAGTTTTGTGAGTGATGAAAAGAAATATGAAGCCAACAACGCCCTTATCAAGACAAAAAATAAAAAAATTTGGCGAGAGCTAATCAAGCAGCCAAATTATCCAATAGATGTAATTATCTTTAAAATGGTAATCACAGAAGGCTTTGACATACCTAGGGCGTGCGTGCTTTATCAAGTAAGGGATACGCATTCTGTGACACTTGATGAGCAAGTAATCGGCAGGGTAAGGCGAAATCCTTATCTGAAAGAATTTGATAAGCTAGATAAGAACACGCAAGAGCATTTTAGCAAGGCTTATGTTTATGGAGTAAAGCCTAGCGAAAATATCTCTAGGGGCAAACAAGAGATAAGACTTAGGGGCAAATTTTTAGGCAATGAGATAATCAAAGAATTTGCACCTTTTAAATCCGTAACTTTAGCCGAAGTAGCCATGAGCGATATTGATATTAGCAAGTGCATAAAGCGAGAATTAGCAGATAACAAAAACATCTTTGAAGCATACAGAGAGCTAAACAAATGCGATAGTATCGTTAAAAAAGCACGCAGGGAGTTTGTGAGTGATGCCAAAAAATGGTTTGATTTTACAAGCAATTTAGAGAAGATAAAAGAAGAGCTAAGGTCAGTGGTAGAAGACTACGATAAATACGGAAAAATGGTTGAAATTACCGATGGCTTGAGAAACAATGTGTATGCCTTTATGGATTTAAATGGCAATACTTTCAATGCAGATAACACAATATGGACTGATGATAAAGATGATGAGTTTCACCACGATAGCCAATCCGAGCTTGAATGGTTTAAGCTTTTAAACAAAATCAAGAAAAAGTGTTGCAAGAGTATAATAATTGATGAAGAGCAAATATATTTGCTAGGCAAGAACTATATAGATGAGAACTCAAATGTCAAATTCGACTACTATCACAAATCTAAACACACAAGCTATCCAGATTTTATTTTTAAAGACAAAAAAGACATTATTCATATCTTTGAAGTAAAGGGTGTAAATGGCAATGGCAACGCTGAATTTGATACGGACAGATACAAAGATAAGGTAGAAAAGCTGAAAAAGGCTTATTTGTTTGCAAGCAAAAAGACTGGATATGTTTTTTACATACCAATTAAATCTAGCAACGATTGGCAAATTTGGAGTTGTGAAAATGGAGTTGAAAAAGCCATGATGAATGAAACTACCTTTAAAACATATATGCAAGACAGATGTTAA
- a CDS encoding outer membrane family protein — protein MKNKKYFSYSFSFLLLSSLFFSKLQAYNFNMSITGKVSSYTKYGFNDQRYQPSKDIYPTGSYTSLLGELNLSMGLYKGLRAEVGGMMAALPYDSTAYQGNNIPNGQPGSRTDPFGPGIFWQYIGWYAGHSGLHVQKPRLAMVHNAFLSYNYKKDKFSLGVKGGRYEAEDYDWFTSYSQGVEGFIKYKDTKLRVMYSDARASASSDWFWYFGRYYTSGKALMIADLKYEKNGLKINPYFYAIFQRMYAPGINVTYDTNPNFNNKGFRFVGTFVGLFPIFVTPADQNDIILFQQVPLGKSGQTYFFRTRFYYNKWQFGGSVYKNIGNANGDIGIYGDPLGYNIWTNSIYDAEINNIVGADVIDGFAYVGSSYKGLSWKILGRWTDSPRADERSLALFLSYFSNRYNIRLDLKLEYYGNITKKGYCIGYCGMYVPADPNGPGTQPLTHNVYSDRSHLMFTITYGFRVY, from the coding sequence TTGAAAAACAAAAAGTATTTTTCTTACTCCTTCTCTTTTTTACTGCTTTCTAGTCTCTTTTTTTCCAAACTTCAAGCTTACAATTTCAACATGAGCATCACTGGAAAAGTGAGCAGCTACACCAAGTATGGCTTTAACGACCAAAGATACCAACCCTCTAAAGACATTTACCCCACAGGTAGCTACACTTCTTTACTGGGCGAATTGAATTTGAGCATGGGTTTATACAAGGGTTTGAGAGCGGAAGTAGGGGGCATGATGGCAGCACTTCCCTATGACTCCACCGCCTATCAAGGCAACAATATCCCTAATGGACAGCCTGGCTCTAGGACGGATCCTTTTGGTCCGGGTATCTTTTGGCAATACATTGGCTGGTATGCGGGGCATAGTGGTTTGCATGTGCAAAAACCTCGTTTGGCTATGGTGCATAACGCCTTTTTGAGCTACAACTACAAAAAAGATAAATTCAGTTTGGGTGTGAAAGGGGGGCGCTATGAGGCTGAAGATTATGACTGGTTCACTTCTTATAGTCAAGGCGTTGAGGGTTTTATCAAATACAAAGACACTAAATTGAGAGTGATGTATTCAGACGCTAGGGCTTCAGCGTCAAGCGATTGGTTTTGGTATTTTGGGCGTTACTATACGAGCGGTAAGGCTCTAATGATTGCAGATTTAAAATACGAAAAAAATGGTTTGAAAATCAACCCTTATTTTTATGCGATCTTTCAAAGGATGTATGCACCAGGCATCAATGTCACTTATGATACCAACCCTAATTTTAATAATAAGGGTTTTCGTTTTGTAGGCACTTTTGTGGGGCTTTTCCCAATTTTTGTCACCCCGGCTGATCAAAACGATATAATCCTCTTCCAACAAGTGCCATTGGGTAAGAGTGGGCAAACTTATTTTTTCCGCACCCGTTTTTATTATAACAAGTGGCAATTTGGGGGCAGTGTCTATAAAAATATCGGTAACGCTAATGGCGATATAGGTATTTATGGGGATCCTTTGGGGTATAATATTTGGACGAATAGTATTTATGACGCAGAAATCAACAATATCGTTGGCGCTGATGTGATCGATGGCTTTGCTTATGTGGGATCGAGTTATAAAGGGCTTAGCTGGAAAATTTTAGGCCGTTGGACTGACAGCCCAAGGGCTGATGAAAGGAGTCTTGCACTCTTTTTGAGCTATTTTTCTAACCGCTATAATATTAGACTGGATTTAAAACTAGAATATTATGGCAATATCACCAAAAAAGGCTATTGTATTGGGTATTGTGGCATGTATGTCCCGGCTGATCCTAATGGGCCTGGCACACAGCCTTTAACGCACAATGTGTATTCTGATAGAAGCCATTTGATGTTTACCATTACTTATGGTTTTAGGGTTTATTAA
- a CDS encoding catalase family peroxidase — MKKICLSLGLIFSLGFLKAHEVSAEEIADIFYKLNAKEPKMKINHTKGFCAKGIFLPNQAIKNDLDVPLLDEKEIPASVRYSLGGVAMDDKSKVRGMALKLENQNASWTMVMLNTEINFAKNPEEFAQFFAMRIPQNGKVDEAKIKKLYEEVPSYKNFTAYTKTIGISSSVANTPYYSVHAFRFKDKKGKLLPMRWKFVPTDGVKYLNPQELKQKDSNYLLSAFQQHLKTKPIEYKMYLVLANKNDATNDTTVLWKGKHKELLVGTLKVKEYEGMGCNKDVYFPADLPKGVEAPIDPLFQIRNEVYGITFGRRQ, encoded by the coding sequence ATGAAAAAAATTTGTTTGAGTTTAGGTTTAATTTTTAGTTTGGGATTTTTAAAAGCCCATGAAGTGAGTGCTGAAGAGATTGCAGATATTTTCTACAAGCTCAACGCCAAAGAGCCAAAAATGAAGATCAACCACACTAAAGGGTTTTGCGCTAAAGGGATTTTTCTCCCTAATCAAGCCATAAAGAACGATTTAGATGTGCCCTTACTTGATGAAAAAGAAATCCCTGCGTCTGTAAGGTATTCTTTAGGGGGCGTGGCGATGGACGATAAAAGCAAAGTCAGGGGAATGGCGTTAAAACTAGAAAATCAAAACGCTAGTTGGACAATGGTGATGCTTAATACAGAAATCAATTTCGCCAAAAACCCTGAAGAATTCGCTCAATTTTTTGCGATGAGAATCCCACAAAACGGAAAAGTAGATGAAGCAAAAATCAAAAAGCTTTATGAAGAAGTCCCCTCTTATAAAAATTTTACCGCTTACACAAAAACCATAGGGATTAGCTCAAGCGTGGCTAACACGCCTTATTATAGCGTCCATGCGTTCAGGTTTAAAGACAAAAAAGGGAAATTATTGCCTATGAGATGGAAATTTGTGCCAACCGATGGCGTTAAATACCTTAACCCCCAAGAATTAAAACAAAAAGATTCAAATTATCTGCTCTCTGCATTCCAACAACACCTTAAAACTAAACCCATAGAATATAAAATGTATTTGGTGCTTGCAAATAAAAATGATGCCACTAACGACACGACCGTGCTTTGGAAAGGCAAACACAAGGAATTATTGGTGGGGACATTGAAAGTTAAAGAATACGAAGGGATGGGCTGTAATAAAGATGTGTATTTCCCAGCCGATCTCCCTAAAGGCGTAGAAGCCCCTATTGATCCCTTGTTTCAAATTAGGAATGAAGTTTATGGGATCACTTTTGGCAGGAGACAATAA
- a CDS encoding outer membrane family protein, translating to MKLKKRKVATALLKRLTLPLLFTTGSLGAITYEVHGDFINFSKVGFNHSPINPVKGIYPTETFVNLTGKIEGSVHLGKGWSVNLGGVLGGQVYDSTRYDRWAKDFTPPSYWDKTSCGTDSMSLCMNATKMWEQQGPGGIIDPRGIGYMYMGEWNGLFPNYYPANAYLPGHSRRYEVYKANLTYDSSRVHMVMGRFDVTEQEQMDWIYQLFQGFYGTFKLTKNMKFLLFSSWGRGIADGQWLFPIYREKPWGIHKAGIIYRPTKNLLIHPYVYLIPEVGTLPGVKIEYDTNPDFRGIGIRNKTTFYGLYDYRWNNAEYGRYAPARYNTWDPFLDNGKWRGLQGPGGATLLLRHHIDINNYFIVGGAYLNIGNPNMNLGTWGNPVAIDGIEQWVGGIYSLGFAGIDNITDADAFTEYVKGGGKHGKFSWSVYQRFTTAPRALEYGIGMYLDYQFSKRIKAGLKLVWLTFQIRAGYNPGTGFLGPNGQPLNLNNGLFESSAFAQGPQNMGGIAKSITQDRSHLMTHISYSF from the coding sequence ATGAAATTAAAAAAACGAAAAGTTGCTACCGCATTGCTCAAGCGTTTGACACTACCGCTATTATTTACGACGGGTTCGTTAGGAGCAATCACTTACGAGGTGCATGGGGATTTTATTAACTTCTCTAAAGTGGGTTTTAACCACTCGCCTATCAACCCCGTTAAAGGTATTTATCCTACGGAGACTTTTGTCAATCTTACCGGTAAGATAGAGGGGTCTGTGCATTTGGGTAAGGGTTGGAGCGTGAATTTAGGCGGTGTTTTAGGCGGACAAGTTTATGATAGCACTAGATACGATAGATGGGCGAAAGATTTTACCCCTCCAAGCTATTGGGATAAAACTTCGTGTGGCACTGATTCTATGAGTCTTTGTATGAACGCAACTAAAATGTGGGAACAGCAAGGGCCAGGCGGTATTATTGACCCTAGAGGTATTGGCTATATGTATATGGGTGAGTGGAACGGCTTATTCCCTAACTATTATCCGGCTAACGCCTACTTGCCTGGGCATTCAAGACGCTACGAAGTTTATAAAGCGAATCTTACCTATGATAGCAGTAGGGTCCATATGGTAATGGGGCGCTTTGATGTTACCGAGCAAGAGCAAATGGATTGGATTTATCAATTGTTCCAAGGTTTTTATGGGACTTTCAAGCTTACTAAGAACATGAAATTCTTGCTCTTTAGCAGTTGGGGTCGTGGTATCGCTGATGGTCAGTGGCTATTCCCTATCTATCGTGAAAAGCCTTGGGGTATTCATAAGGCCGGTATCATTTATCGCCCTACAAAGAATTTATTGATCCACCCTTATGTGTATCTTATCCCAGAGGTAGGTACATTGCCCGGCGTTAAAATAGAATATGATACCAATCCTGATTTCAGAGGTATAGGCATTAGAAATAAAACGACTTTCTATGGATTGTATGACTATCGTTGGAATAATGCTGAATACGGTCGTTATGCACCCGCTCGTTATAACACTTGGGATCCATTCTTGGATAATGGTAAGTGGCGTGGGTTACAAGGACCTGGTGGTGCGACGCTCTTATTGCGCCACCACATAGACATTAACAACTACTTTATTGTTGGAGGTGCTTATCTCAACATTGGTAACCCTAACATGAACTTAGGAACTTGGGGTAACCCTGTGGCTATTGATGGTATCGAACAATGGGTCGGTGGTATCTATAGCTTAGGTTTTGCAGGGATTGACAACATTACCGATGCGGACGCATTCACCGAGTATGTTAAAGGTGGGGGCAAGCATGGTAAGTTTAGTTGGAGCGTTTATCAGCGCTTCACGACCGCACCAAGGGCTTTGGAATATGGTATTGGTATGTATTTAGACTATCAGTTTAGCAAACGCATCAAAGCAGGTCTCAAACTCGTATGGTTAACTTTCCAAATCCGTGCAGGCTACAACCCTGGGACCGGTTTCCTTGGGCCAAATGGTCAGCCGCTCAACTTGAATAATGGTTTGTTTGAGTCTTCAGCGTTCGCACAAGGTCCTCAAAACATGGGTGGTATTGCAAAAAGCATTACCCAGGATAGAAGCCATTTGATGACGCATATCAGTTATAGTTTCTAA